One segment of Streptomyces sp. NA02950 DNA contains the following:
- a CDS encoding glycosyl hydrolase, protein MRFGVNYTPTRGWFHHWLDFDLDAVRADLDSIAALGLDHIRVFPLWPVFHPNRTLIRPRAVEQLVELVDAAAERGLEVNVDGLQGHLSSFDFIPSWTTTWHRRSLFTDPDVVEAQAEYLRTLAAALADRPAFLGMTVGNEFNQFSAAPHPDPDRITSEQAGAWLRGMLDACAKGAPGRPHLHSSYDAAWYHEDHPFTPAQSARLGAATAVHSWVFNGTAQRHGPTGAATGRHAAYLIELSKAWATDPHRPVWLQEVGAPAPHIPPERAAAFTETTVAHALDCPDLWGVTWWCSHDVDRGLADFPELEYGLGLLTNDRRVKPAGRALARIVRERRERLPAPRTTALVAEVGEESARGRSGCAPGGVFFEAWMRAAARGLRPAVVLAERAADSTHLAARGITEVLTVDAID, encoded by the coding sequence GTGCGCTTCGGCGTCAACTACACCCCCACCCGCGGCTGGTTCCACCACTGGCTGGACTTCGACCTCGACGCGGTCCGCGCCGATCTGGACTCCATCGCGGCCCTGGGCCTGGACCACATCCGGGTCTTCCCGCTGTGGCCGGTCTTCCACCCCAACCGCACGCTCATCCGCCCGCGCGCGGTCGAGCAGCTGGTCGAGCTCGTCGACGCGGCCGCCGAGCGCGGTCTCGAGGTGAACGTGGACGGATTGCAGGGTCATCTGTCCAGCTTCGACTTCATTCCGTCCTGGACCACCACCTGGCACCGCCGCAGCCTCTTCACCGACCCCGATGTGGTGGAGGCCCAGGCGGAGTATCTGCGCACCCTGGCCGCCGCCCTCGCCGACCGGCCCGCGTTCCTCGGGATGACCGTCGGCAACGAGTTCAACCAGTTCTCCGCCGCGCCCCACCCCGACCCCGACCGCATCACCTCCGAACAGGCCGGGGCGTGGCTGCGCGGAATGCTCGACGCGTGTGCGAAGGGCGCGCCGGGGCGGCCGCATCTGCATTCCTCCTACGACGCCGCCTGGTACCACGAGGACCACCCGTTCACCCCCGCCCAATCGGCCCGGCTCGGCGCCGCCACCGCCGTCCACTCCTGGGTGTTCAACGGCACGGCGCAGCGCCACGGCCCCACCGGCGCCGCCACCGGACGGCACGCCGCCTATCTCATCGAGCTGTCCAAGGCATGGGCGACGGATCCGCACCGCCCGGTCTGGTTGCAGGAGGTCGGGGCGCCCGCGCCGCACATTCCCCCCGAGCGCGCCGCCGCCTTCACCGAGACCACCGTGGCCCATGCCCTGGACTGCCCCGATCTCTGGGGCGTGACCTGGTGGTGTTCCCATGACGTGGACCGCGGGCTCGCCGACTTCCCCGAGCTGGAGTACGGGCTCGGGCTGCTCACCAACGACCGCCGGGTCAAACCCGCCGGGCGGGCACTCGCCCGGATCGTCCGGGAGCGGCGGGAGCGGCTTCCCGCGCCGCGCACCACGGCGCTGGTGGCGGAGGTCGGGGAGGAGTCCGCCCGGGGGCGTTCGGGGTGCGCACCGGGCGGGGTGTTCTTCGAGGCGTGGATGCGGGCTGCCGCGCGGGGGCTGCGCCCGGCCGTGGTGCTGGCCGAACGGGCCGCGGACAGCACGCACTTGGCGGCCCGGGGCATCACGGAGGTGCTGACCGTCGACGCCATCGACTGA
- a CDS encoding carbohydrate ABC transporter permease — protein MKRISGWEKALRYLLLLAVLALTVGPFLWQLSTSLKSTTEDIYTSPPAFLPEHPTLDNYSGVADIVPVWDYALNSLKVAVANVLTNCVGAAMAGYALARLRFRGRKAARLAFVMALLVPLESIIIAQFTTMRDLELNNTLTAVVLPGAVSSLNVLLMRNAFANLPYEIEEAAVIDGANVWQRFVRIGLPAVKGTLAVVAIFAFMGAWDDFLWPLIVLSDSDKFTLTVGLDYLHGTFANNPRLVAAGTIIAVAPLIVMFACLQRYFFRGVGEGAVKG, from the coding sequence GTGAAGCGCATTTCCGGCTGGGAGAAGGCGCTGCGCTATCTGCTGCTGCTCGCCGTCCTGGCGCTGACCGTGGGCCCCTTCCTGTGGCAGCTGTCCACCTCGCTCAAGAGCACCACCGAGGACATCTACACCTCGCCGCCGGCCTTCCTGCCCGAACACCCCACGCTCGACAACTACTCCGGGGTCGCCGACATCGTCCCGGTGTGGGACTACGCACTGAACTCGCTCAAGGTGGCGGTGGCCAATGTGCTCACCAACTGCGTGGGCGCGGCGATGGCCGGATACGCGCTGGCGAGGCTGCGGTTCCGGGGCCGGAAGGCGGCCAGGCTGGCGTTTGTGATGGCGCTGCTGGTGCCACTGGAGTCCATCATCATCGCCCAGTTCACCACCATGCGGGATCTGGAACTGAACAACACCCTCACCGCGGTGGTGCTGCCGGGCGCGGTCAGTTCGCTGAACGTCCTGCTGATGCGGAACGCGTTCGCCAACCTCCCGTACGAGATCGAGGAAGCGGCGGTCATCGACGGGGCCAATGTGTGGCAGCGGTTCGTACGGATCGGGCTGCCCGCCGTGAAGGGCACCCTCGCGGTGGTCGCCATCTTCGCCTTCATGGGCGCCTGGGACGACTTCCTGTGGCCGCTGATCGTGCTCTCCGACTCCGACAAGTTCACCCTGACCGTCGGCCTCGACTATCTGCACGGCACCTTCGCCAACAATCCACGGCTCGTCGCGGCGGGCACCATCATCGCGGTCGCCCCGCTCATCGTGATGTTCGCCTGTCTCCAGCGGTACTTCTTCCGTGGCGTCGGTGAGGGCGCCGTCAAGGGCTGA
- a CDS encoding sugar ABC transporter substrate-binding protein: MPISRRATAAILPLLLSSMALTGCNGDGGGGGSSADGKIEGKIRFQTWNLRANFKDYFNGLIDAFEEKYPDVEVAWLDQPAENYAEKLSADAGSGSLPDVVNVSPDLAHPLAKAGVLMNLDHEKASSRYRPEYTPEAWRGNALPGLDGTYAFPWYLNTGPMFYNKALFRKAGLDPADPPRSYDQLFSAADTIAEKSDGKVATLAGTPSIEDFGRYGVTLMNDDATAFTYNEPQGVELLTRYKKLYDKGALDGQALTNTPEKAGQKFLEQKVAMNPGSAHDLETFKRDAPSLYKNLGITEAPNNTGKPNMYVMGLAVKENSEHKAAAIAFAHFVTNRKNQESFAHKVAIFPSTKGSLDKPYWTKDDGTDEGRVRVASAKLLKGAVNYTPVVMSDEMKTVLQNEVAKALQGKKSPKKALDDAVAQSNKLLQQG; this comes from the coding sequence ATGCCCATATCCCGTAGAGCGACCGCCGCCATCCTCCCCCTCCTGCTCTCCTCCATGGCCCTGACCGGCTGCAATGGAGATGGCGGCGGAGGCGGATCGAGTGCGGACGGCAAAATCGAGGGCAAGATCCGTTTCCAGACCTGGAATCTCCGGGCCAACTTCAAGGACTACTTCAACGGCCTGATCGACGCTTTCGAGGAGAAGTATCCGGATGTCGAGGTCGCGTGGCTGGATCAGCCCGCCGAGAACTACGCGGAAAAGCTCAGCGCGGACGCCGGATCCGGCAGCCTTCCGGATGTGGTCAATGTGTCCCCGGACCTCGCCCATCCGCTGGCCAAGGCCGGTGTGCTGATGAACCTCGACCATGAGAAGGCCAGTTCGCGCTACCGCCCGGAGTACACCCCCGAGGCGTGGCGCGGCAACGCCCTTCCGGGCCTGGACGGGACCTATGCCTTCCCCTGGTACCTCAACACCGGCCCGATGTTCTACAACAAGGCGCTCTTCCGGAAGGCGGGGCTCGATCCGGCCGACCCGCCGCGCAGCTACGACCAGCTGTTCAGCGCCGCCGACACCATCGCCGAAAAGTCCGACGGCAAGGTCGCCACCCTCGCGGGCACCCCGTCCATCGAGGACTTCGGCCGCTACGGCGTGACGCTGATGAACGACGACGCCACCGCCTTCACCTACAACGAGCCCCAGGGCGTCGAGCTGCTCACCCGGTACAAGAAGCTCTACGACAAGGGCGCTCTGGACGGGCAGGCGCTCACCAACACCCCCGAGAAGGCGGGGCAGAAGTTCCTGGAGCAGAAGGTCGCGATGAATCCGGGCAGCGCCCATGACCTGGAGACCTTCAAACGGGACGCACCCAGCCTCTACAAGAACCTCGGCATCACGGAGGCGCCCAACAACACCGGCAAGCCCAACATGTATGTGATGGGTCTGGCGGTGAAGGAGAACAGCGAGCACAAGGCCGCCGCCATCGCGTTCGCGCACTTCGTCACCAACCGGAAGAACCAGGAGTCCTTCGCCCACAAGGTGGCGATCTTCCCCAGTACCAAGGGGTCGCTGGACAAGCCGTACTGGACGAAGGACGACGGCACCGACGAGGGCCGCGTGCGGGTCGCTTCCGCGAAGCTGCTCAAGGGCGCGGTGAACTACACCCCCGTCGTCATGAGCGACGAAATGAAGACCGTGCTCCAGAACGAGGTGGCCAAGGCCCTCCAGGGCAAGAAGTCGCCGAAGAAGGCGCTGGACGACGCCGTGGCGCAGAGCAACAAGCTGCTCCAGCAGGGTTAG
- a CDS encoding endo-beta-N-acetylglucosaminidase, with product MYDSSATPGTATARPGRRRVLAAGAATAAAAALPMGTATAAGRTGTAAASAASATDDLRPYASYWFPDSLPSGSPGDGVVWRSLMSWTPESDPDLAFNTSAVPLASRFTPVAPNATARTGQARVSALAAFAPTAGNPSQGSATADSYALTHWAYLDELVFWGGSSGEGLILAPNAPVVDAAHRNGVPVLGTVFLPPVAYGGQLRWTRDLVQRGSGGGFPVADKLIQVAKAYGFDGWFINAETDGGNTQLATDMRDFLLHLRDRGEGLRVTWYDAMVDSGAVSWQNALNNRNSAFFRASATMFLNFDWSRSGLASSGRLAQELGRSRYELWAGIDVESRGYDTSVNWDAVIPADAPHTTGYGFYRPEWTWTSLPSGQRTPAAFHARDDRFWTGASLDPSAPGSGTGGWRAPAVSVADRSTVTALPFATSFNTGHGMRWYEEGTALSDTAWTHLGLQDRLPGRRWVVRTTGARPTVNFDFADAWRGGSSLLVDGAPGAPTTVELHSVRLPLSAATVVELAHRADAGSAAVRVELAVAVREPDTPGGAYDFSYLPAGTLRAGGGWTTATLWIGRRLRALRAESVRAFGVRLTPSGGGTVRWRLGALAVRDAAAGAPDTPGPLTVTASRPGGETGTAALRLSWGRSSGAVRHYELHQVLPGGGRRFLGGTCGTAFYVPALRRAEGERASRIEVRAVDELFTPSPPSAVSFTW from the coding sequence ATGTACGACAGCTCCGCAACGCCCGGCACAGCCACCGCTCGTCCCGGCCGCCGCCGGGTGCTGGCCGCGGGCGCGGCCACGGCGGCGGCCGCCGCCCTGCCCATGGGCACCGCGACCGCCGCGGGCCGGACGGGTACGGCGGCCGCCTCTGCCGCCTCTGCCACCGACGATCTGCGGCCGTACGCCTCGTACTGGTTCCCCGACAGCCTGCCCTCCGGCAGCCCGGGGGACGGTGTCGTCTGGCGCAGCCTGATGTCCTGGACCCCGGAGTCCGATCCGGACCTGGCCTTCAACACCTCGGCCGTTCCGCTCGCGTCCCGTTTCACGCCGGTGGCGCCCAACGCCACCGCGCGCACCGGCCAGGCGCGGGTGTCCGCCCTGGCCGCCTTCGCTCCCACCGCCGGCAACCCCTCCCAGGGGTCCGCGACGGCCGACTCCTACGCGCTCACCCACTGGGCCTATCTCGACGAGCTGGTGTTCTGGGGCGGTTCCTCCGGAGAGGGGCTGATCCTGGCGCCCAACGCACCCGTCGTGGACGCCGCTCACCGCAACGGCGTCCCGGTGCTCGGCACCGTCTTCCTGCCGCCCGTGGCGTACGGCGGGCAGTTGCGCTGGACCCGGGATCTGGTCCAGCGCGGCAGCGGCGGCGGGTTCCCGGTCGCGGACAAGCTGATCCAGGTGGCGAAGGCGTACGGCTTCGACGGCTGGTTCATCAACGCCGAGACCGACGGCGGGAACACCCAGCTGGCCACCGATATGCGGGACTTCCTGCTCCATCTGCGCGACCGCGGCGAGGGCCTGCGGGTCACGTGGTACGACGCGATGGTCGACAGCGGGGCCGTGAGCTGGCAGAACGCGCTCAACAACCGCAACTCCGCCTTCTTCCGGGCCTCCGCCACCATGTTCCTGAACTTCGACTGGAGCCGCTCGGGACTGGCCTCCTCGGGGCGGCTGGCACAAGAGCTCGGCCGCAGCCGCTACGAGCTGTGGGCCGGGATCGACGTCGAGTCCCGCGGCTATGACACCTCGGTGAACTGGGACGCCGTGATACCCGCCGACGCCCCGCACACCACCGGCTACGGCTTCTACCGTCCCGAGTGGACCTGGACCAGTCTGCCGTCGGGGCAGCGGACACCGGCGGCCTTCCACGCCCGCGACGACCGCTTCTGGACCGGCGCCTCCCTCGACCCGTCCGCGCCGGGCAGCGGCACCGGAGGGTGGCGGGCGCCCGCCGTCTCCGTCGCGGACCGCTCCACCGTCACCGCGCTGCCCTTCGCCACCTCCTTCAACACCGGCCATGGGATGCGCTGGTACGAGGAGGGCACCGCGCTCTCGGACACGGCCTGGACCCATCTGGGCCTCCAGGACCGGCTGCCGGGGCGCCGCTGGGTGGTGCGCACGACCGGTGCCCGCCCCACCGTCAACTTCGACTTCGCCGACGCGTGGCGCGGTGGCAGCAGTCTGCTGGTGGACGGCGCCCCGGGCGCGCCCACGACGGTCGAATTGCACTCCGTCCGGCTGCCGCTGTCGGCCGCCACCGTGGTGGAGCTGGCCCATCGGGCCGACGCCGGGTCGGCGGCGGTCCGGGTGGAGCTCGCGGTGGCCGTACGGGAGCCGGACACTCCGGGCGGTGCGTACGACTTCAGCTACCTTCCGGCGGGCACGCTCCGCGCGGGCGGTGGGTGGACCACGGCCACCCTGTGGATCGGACGGCGGCTGCGCGCGCTCCGGGCGGAGTCCGTGCGCGCCTTCGGGGTGCGGCTGACCCCGTCCGGCGGTGGCACCGTGCGCTGGCGGCTGGGGGCGCTCGCGGTGCGGGATGCCGCGGCCGGGGCTCCGGACACGCCCGGACCGCTGACGGTGACCGCGTCCCGGCCCGGCGGTGAGACCGGGACGGCCGCGCTGCGGCTGTCCTGGGGGCGCTCGTCCGGTGCGGTACGCCACTACGAGCTGCACCAGGTGCTGCCGGGTGGAGGCCGCCGCTTCCTCGGCGGCACCTGTGGCACGGCCTTCTACGTTCCCGCTCTGCGCCGTGCGGAGGGTGAGCGGGCGTCCCGGATCGAAGTGCGGGCCGTGGACGAGCTGTTCACTCCCTCTCCGCCCTCCGCCGTCTCGTTCACCTGGTAG
- a CDS encoding carbohydrate ABC transporter permease: MSRRPAAPSPRTHRAASPWLFLLPGLAVVSAFTLYPFLTTVHQAFTDTRTLTGGSWVGLENFRTMLDDEQFAVGLRNSLLYVVMVVPCTVLLPLLLALLVRKQIPGVTFFRAAFYTPVVASVVVVSLIWVWMLDDRGLVNGILAFLGAGPVGFLGDEWLLLFSAMALTVWKGLGYYMIIYLAALANVPPELHEAAAVDGAGAVRRFLSVTVPAVRSTMVLVGALSSMAAFKVFSEVYLLAGPTGGPAGQDTTLVMLVQRVGTGLNGRVGYASALSLVVFAITLVLMLLVLRADRREELR; encoded by the coding sequence ATGAGCCGCCGCCCCGCCGCTCCCTCGCCACGGACGCACCGGGCCGCGAGCCCCTGGCTCTTTCTGCTCCCGGGGCTCGCCGTGGTCAGCGCGTTCACCCTCTATCCCTTTCTGACCACCGTCCACCAGGCGTTCACCGACACCCGGACGCTCACCGGCGGTTCCTGGGTGGGCCTGGAGAACTTCCGGACCATGCTGGACGACGAGCAGTTCGCGGTGGGCCTGCGCAACAGCCTGCTGTACGTGGTGATGGTGGTGCCGTGCACGGTGCTGCTGCCGCTGCTGCTGGCCCTGCTCGTCCGCAAGCAGATCCCCGGTGTCACCTTCTTCCGGGCCGCCTTCTACACCCCGGTGGTGGCATCGGTCGTCGTGGTCTCCCTGATCTGGGTGTGGATGCTGGACGACCGCGGTCTGGTCAACGGCATCCTCGCCTTCCTCGGCGCCGGTCCCGTGGGCTTCCTCGGCGACGAGTGGCTGCTGCTGTTCAGCGCCATGGCGCTGACGGTGTGGAAGGGGCTGGGCTACTACATGATCATTTATCTCGCCGCGCTGGCGAACGTCCCGCCCGAACTGCACGAAGCCGCCGCCGTGGACGGCGCGGGCGCGGTCCGCCGCTTCCTCAGCGTCACCGTCCCGGCCGTCCGCTCCACCATGGTGCTGGTCGGCGCGCTCTCCTCGATGGCCGCGTTCAAGGTGTTCTCCGAGGTGTATCTGCTGGCCGGGCCCACCGGCGGCCCGGCCGGGCAGGACACCACGCTCGTCATGCTGGTGCAGCGGGTGGGCACCGGGCTGAACGGACGGGTGGGCTACGCCTCCGCCCTCTCACTCGTCGTCTTCGCCATCACCCTCGTGCTGATGCTGCTGGTGCTGCGCGCCGACCGCCGGGAGGAGCTGAGGTGA